From Acidimicrobiia bacterium, one genomic window encodes:
- a CDS encoding Coenzyme F420 hydrogenase/dehydrogenase, beta subunit C-terminal domain produces the protein MTTTEPVAKKERWSFSWKHLYDEVVTTGLCTGCAGCVIACPHDVLDYDDLLGVYKPVQNELDYGGPGDCSHGDKACTSCTRACPRFRAWEPEIDEFLFGRARTVEEVSGVSKDIVLARATDPELHEVGQDGGLVSAILVYALEHDIIDAALVSYLEGDGTTWKAIPGVARTREEVVASAGSRYTYSANTMAYKDLAKEEERIALVGMSCQSSSPPAMKQRKAGKVARRFSLNIGLLCSKTFDDAIFEELFEAKYGLKKADMRKMNIKGVFQIWMKDGSYHEVPLKECHQWTREGCKMCPDFAAEHADISTGGIGAFNDWTLTIVRTDAGRELMDAMQRDGVIEVRPGDDDPGAIALMHKLSARSRKRWPEFAIAEPRVLPPPAPKPDPTP, from the coding sequence ATGACGACGACCGAGCCGGTCGCCAAGAAAGAGCGGTGGAGCTTCTCCTGGAAGCACCTGTACGACGAGGTCGTCACCACCGGTCTCTGCACGGGTTGCGCGGGATGCGTGATCGCGTGCCCCCACGACGTCCTCGACTACGACGACCTCCTCGGCGTCTACAAGCCGGTGCAGAACGAGCTCGACTACGGCGGTCCGGGCGACTGCAGCCATGGCGACAAGGCCTGCACGTCGTGCACGCGCGCGTGCCCACGTTTCCGCGCGTGGGAACCCGAGATCGACGAGTTCCTCTTCGGTCGCGCCCGCACGGTCGAGGAGGTTTCGGGAGTCAGCAAGGACATCGTGCTTGCACGGGCGACGGATCCCGAGCTGCACGAGGTCGGGCAGGACGGCGGACTCGTGTCGGCGATCCTCGTGTACGCGCTCGAGCACGACATCATCGACGCCGCGCTCGTCTCCTACCTCGAAGGCGACGGCACCACGTGGAAGGCGATCCCCGGCGTGGCGCGCACGCGCGAGGAAGTCGTCGCGTCGGCCGGCAGCCGCTACACGTACTCCGCGAACACGATGGCGTACAAGGATCTCGCCAAGGAAGAGGAGCGCATCGCGCTCGTCGGCATGTCGTGCCAGTCGTCGTCGCCACCCGCGATGAAGCAGCGCAAGGCGGGCAAGGTCGCGCGCCGGTTCAGCCTCAACATCGGCTTGCTGTGCTCGAAGACGTTCGACGACGCGATCTTCGAAGAGCTCTTCGAAGCAAAGTACGGCCTCAAGAAGGCCGACATGCGGAAGATGAACATCAAGGGCGTCTTCCAGATCTGGATGAAGGACGGCTCGTACCACGAGGTGCCGCTCAAGGAGTGTCACCAGTGGACGCGTGAAGGCTGCAAGATGTGTCCCGACTTCGCAGCCGAGCACGCCGACATCTCCACCGGCGGGATCGGCGCGTTCAACGACTGGACGCTCACCATCGTGCGCACCGACGCCGGCCGCGAGCTCATGGACGCGATGCAGCGCGACGGTGTGATCGAGGTCCGACCGGGCGACGACGATCCCGGCGCGATCGCGTTGATGCACAAGCTCTCCGCGCGCAGCCGCAAGCGTTGGCCCGAGTTCGCGATCGCGGAACCGCGCGTCCTGCCGCCGCCCGCGCCGAAGCCGGACCCGACTCCGTGA
- a CDS encoding DNA-binding response regulator: protein MCIVALSSDLMDRSKLSAAFPKIAFARDADECRGADVVVVDLAKFAGAVGNLRAAVPGARIVAFGPHVDENAAAAARAAGADLVWPRSRFFRDPTAALGGP, encoded by the coding sequence GTGTGCATCGTCGCGCTGTCGAGCGATCTCATGGATCGCTCGAAGTTGAGCGCGGCGTTCCCAAAGATCGCGTTCGCGCGTGATGCGGACGAGTGCCGCGGCGCCGACGTCGTCGTCGTCGACCTCGCGAAGTTCGCAGGCGCGGTGGGCAACCTCCGCGCGGCGGTGCCGGGTGCGCGCATCGTGGCGTTCGGACCTCATGTCGACGAGAACGCAGCCGCCGCGGCGCGAGCGGCCGGCGCCGACCTCGTGTGGCCCCGATCCCGGTTCTTCAGAGACCCCACGGCTGCGCTGGGTGGCCCGTAA
- a CDS encoding fatty acyl-AMP ligase, which produces MSSLLPRIERAADSSGWITFLESAGSGDPGGERVSWAELYDDARAMAASLQARGVAPGSHVAILGPTTRALVTAIEATWIAGAAAVMLPLPMRLASIDDFVHQTRARLRASDAVLLVIDPQLAPFIAPEPGDPSVIGLDELTAGPGRLRADAYVRPADDPDALAILQYTSGSTSDPKGVMLPHRCVTANLDGIVAAGALDADDVGVSWLPLYHDMGLIGLLATPMTVGMNLALAAPQDFLAAPARWMEWMDAFGGTATAGPNFSYVLAGRALRRLQGLDLRRWSLALNGAEPVDPASVEAFTAAGAPHGLAPGAVFPAFGMAEATLAVTFPPKGRGLVVDAVDRRVLESDQYASPCAPDHPEARRLAMLGRPVPGLHVRVCDRTRGTAMRDREVGEIEIRGGSVTPGYYRHPEATANALHDGWLRTGDLGYMTAGELVVCGRIKDVIILGGRNVYPQDVERAVNHIEGVRAGNVIAFGTEGRRGRESLVVVAESKSYELDRIRAAVKSAVYDAVGIPPEDVVLVRPGSLPKTSSGKLQRALCRTRYLDAELDTAGTVS; this is translated from the coding sequence ATGAGCTCACTGCTTCCCCGCATCGAACGGGCCGCCGACTCCTCGGGGTGGATCACCTTCCTCGAATCGGCGGGTTCGGGGGACCCAGGCGGCGAACGGGTCTCCTGGGCCGAGCTCTACGACGACGCCCGCGCGATGGCCGCGAGCCTGCAGGCACGGGGTGTCGCGCCCGGCTCGCACGTCGCGATCCTCGGCCCGACGACGCGCGCGCTCGTGACCGCGATCGAGGCGACGTGGATCGCGGGCGCAGCCGCGGTGATGTTGCCGCTGCCGATGCGGCTCGCGTCGATCGACGACTTCGTGCACCAGACGCGCGCACGACTGCGCGCGTCGGACGCGGTGCTGCTCGTCATCGATCCGCAGCTCGCGCCGTTCATCGCGCCCGAGCCCGGCGATCCCTCCGTGATCGGTCTCGACGAGCTGACCGCGGGTCCCGGTCGTCTGCGCGCCGACGCGTACGTGCGACCGGCCGACGATCCTGACGCGCTCGCGATCCTGCAGTACACGAGCGGCTCGACGTCCGATCCGAAGGGCGTGATGCTGCCGCACCGCTGCGTCACCGCGAACCTCGACGGCATCGTCGCCGCCGGCGCGCTCGACGCGGACGACGTCGGCGTGTCGTGGCTGCCGCTCTATCACGACATGGGCCTCATCGGTCTGCTCGCGACGCCGATGACGGTCGGCATGAACCTCGCGCTCGCCGCGCCGCAGGACTTCCTCGCGGCGCCGGCGCGCTGGATGGAATGGATGGATGCGTTCGGCGGGACCGCGACGGCGGGACCGAACTTCTCCTACGTGCTCGCGGGCCGCGCGTTGCGGCGGCTCCAGGGACTCGACCTGAGGCGGTGGTCACTGGCCCTCAATGGTGCGGAGCCGGTCGACCCCGCCTCGGTCGAGGCATTCACGGCGGCCGGCGCGCCGCACGGCCTCGCACCCGGCGCGGTGTTCCCCGCGTTCGGCATGGCCGAGGCCACGCTCGCGGTGACGTTCCCGCCGAAGGGCCGCGGCCTCGTCGTCGACGCCGTCGACCGGCGCGTGCTCGAGTCCGACCAGTACGCCTCGCCGTGCGCGCCCGATCACCCCGAAGCGCGCCGGCTCGCGATGCTGGGCCGGCCGGTGCCCGGCTTGCACGTTCGCGTCTGCGATCGCACGCGCGGCACGGCGATGCGCGATCGCGAGGTCGGCGAGATCGAGATCCGGGGCGGGTCGGTCACGCCCGGCTACTACCGGCATCCCGAGGCGACCGCGAACGCACTCCACGACGGTTGGTTGCGCACCGGCGACCTGGGCTACATGACCGCCGGCGAGCTCGTGGTGTGCGGTCGCATCAAGGACGTGATCATCCTCGGCGGGCGCAACGTCTACCCGCAGGACGTCGAGCGCGCGGTGAACCACATCGAAGGCGTGCGCGCGGGCAACGTCATCGCGTTCGGTACCGAAGGCCGGCGCGGCCGCGAGTCGCTCGTCGTCGTCGCCGAGAGCAAGAGCTACGAGCTCGACCGCATCCGCGCCGCAGTGAAGAGCGCGGTCTACGACGCGGTCGGCATTCCACCCGAGGACGTCGTGCTCGTGCGCCCGGGCTCCTTGCCCAAGACGTCGTCCGGCAAGTTGCAACGCGCGCTCTGCCGCACCCGCTACCTCGACGCCGAGTTGGACACCGCGGGAACGGTCAGCTGA
- a CDS encoding SBBP repeat-containing protein, translating into MKRRWAITIVAGALAFAAMPHASAAPRAPRWVREVGTHYWQNGYDVALDDAGNSWVVGSSIGKFPKSGASVSHRATTGFLAEFNHRGALVSATQFGTARTGATGIARDPGGNLDVVGWTYGPGEFPGTIDANAGKSDAFVRQYDADGNHVWTHLLGSSEADEALGVATDADGNLYVVGNTAGSMPGAPEAAGFDGDGWIAKYASDGTLAWVHQLVTNREDDITGVTAAPGGGVDVVGTTEGALKGDASNPFYADVVVAHYGADGTRTWLKQIGSDEPDLGQGIATDATGHVFVVGTTPGQLPGWTKKVEFYGDTFLLELDASGNQLAVTQFGGEGYDFGYDVGTDALGDVFVTGTTEHHLARAPETNPYGTDAFVARFTTAAHHDGFRMAWVHQIGAGTIANGRGIAVTPDGTVTMAGWAAGPIADAGNYGGNTDALVARFGRVS; encoded by the coding sequence GTGAAACGACGGTGGGCGATCACGATTGTCGCGGGCGCGCTCGCGTTCGCGGCGATGCCGCATGCAAGCGCCGCGCCGCGCGCGCCGCGCTGGGTCCGCGAGGTGGGGACCCACTACTGGCAGAACGGTTACGACGTCGCGCTCGACGACGCGGGCAACTCATGGGTCGTCGGCTCGTCGATCGGCAAGTTTCCGAAGTCGGGCGCGTCCGTCTCGCACCGTGCGACGACCGGGTTCCTCGCGGAGTTCAATCACCGCGGCGCGCTCGTGTCGGCGACGCAGTTCGGCACCGCGCGCACCGGCGCGACCGGTATCGCGCGCGACCCCGGCGGCAACCTCGACGTCGTCGGCTGGACGTACGGACCCGGTGAGTTCCCCGGCACGATCGACGCCAACGCCGGCAAGTCGGACGCGTTCGTCCGTCAGTACGACGCCGACGGCAACCACGTGTGGACGCACCTGTTGGGATCGTCCGAAGCCGACGAGGCCCTCGGAGTCGCGACCGACGCCGACGGCAACCTCTACGTCGTCGGCAACACGGCGGGCTCGATGCCCGGCGCGCCCGAAGCCGCGGGCTTCGACGGCGACGGTTGGATCGCGAAGTACGCGTCCGACGGCACGCTCGCGTGGGTGCACCAGCTCGTGACGAATCGCGAGGACGACATCACGGGCGTGACCGCCGCGCCGGGCGGCGGCGTCGACGTCGTGGGCACGACGGAAGGCGCGCTCAAGGGCGACGCATCGAATCCGTTCTACGCCGACGTCGTCGTTGCGCACTACGGCGCCGACGGCACGCGCACCTGGCTGAAGCAGATCGGGTCCGACGAGCCTGATCTCGGGCAGGGCATCGCGACCGACGCGACCGGGCACGTGTTCGTCGTCGGCACGACCCCGGGTCAGCTGCCGGGATGGACGAAGAAGGTCGAGTTCTACGGCGACACGTTCCTGCTGGAGCTCGACGCGTCGGGCAATCAGCTCGCGGTCACACAGTTCGGCGGTGAGGGCTACGACTTCGGATACGACGTCGGCACCGACGCACTCGGCGACGTGTTCGTGACCGGCACCACGGAGCACCATCTGGCCCGCGCGCCGGAGACGAACCCGTACGGCACCGACGCGTTCGTCGCGCGCTTCACGACGGCCGCGCACCACGACGGCTTCCGCATGGCGTGGGTCCACCAGATCGGCGCCGGCACCATCGCGAATGGCCGTGGTATCGCGGTGACACCCGACGGCACCGTGACGATGGCGGGCTGGGCCGCCGGGCCGATCGCGGACGCCGGGAACTACGGCGGCAACACCGACGCGCTCGTCGCGCGCTTCGGCCGCGTCAGCTGA
- a CDS encoding SCO1664 family protein — protein sequence MTEAAETSGWPRRPAVPDAVARSLLRDAELELIGRMPWSSNGTFLASLADERGELLAIYKPRQGERPLWDFRTGTLCQREVAAFAVSQAIGWKIVPDTVLRDGPLGVGSVQRFVDHDPEEHYFTLLPDHEPELRRFCAFDIVANNTDRKGGHCLLGEDGHVWGIDHGVTFHEHWKLRTVIWDFAGSKLDASERAGIECLLHSLDGALGDELAELLSPAEVVATQARAEHLLERGRFPVADDDYRNFPWPLV from the coding sequence GTGACGGAGGCCGCGGAGACCTCCGGTTGGCCGCGCCGGCCGGCCGTGCCGGACGCCGTCGCGCGCAGCCTGCTGCGCGACGCGGAGCTCGAGCTGATCGGGCGCATGCCGTGGTCGTCGAACGGCACGTTCCTCGCGAGCCTCGCCGACGAGCGCGGTGAGCTGCTCGCGATCTACAAGCCGCGGCAGGGCGAGCGGCCGTTGTGGGACTTCCGCACCGGCACGCTGTGCCAACGCGAGGTCGCGGCGTTCGCGGTGTCGCAGGCGATCGGGTGGAAGATCGTCCCCGACACGGTGCTGCGCGACGGCCCGCTCGGTGTCGGGTCGGTGCAGCGCTTCGTCGACCACGATCCCGAAGAGCACTACTTCACCTTGTTGCCCGACCACGAGCCCGAGCTGCGGCGGTTCTGCGCGTTCGACATCGTCGCGAACAACACCGACCGCAAGGGCGGTCACTGCCTGCTCGGCGAGGACGGCCACGTCTGGGGGATCGATCACGGCGTCACGTTCCACGAGCACTGGAAGCTGCGCACCGTCATCTGGGACTTCGCGGGGAGCAAGCTCGATGCGTCCGAGCGCGCCGGCATCGAGTGCCTGCTGCATTCGCTCGACGGCGCGCTCGGCGACGAGCTCGCGGAGCTGCTGTCACCGGCGGAGGTCGTGGCGACGCAGGCGCGGGCCGAGCACCTCCTCGAACGCGGCCGCTTCCCCGTCGCCGACGACGACTATCGAAATTTCCCCTGGCCGCTGGTCTGA
- a CDS encoding DUF3090 family protein has translation MAEIIEFDPVDTLSAGSFGMPGDRTFLIQARKGSAVLSVLVEKEQVALLAAEAEQFLSRLDDEYPETVPPVSPLEEPVAEAVPLFRARLIGLGFDPERELVLLELRETAVEEEGEQPPALEESEGHVARLYASRSQLRAMARIGAEAVSGGRPACPLCDRPMDPSGHVCPRWN, from the coding sequence ATGGCCGAGATCATCGAGTTCGATCCGGTCGATACGTTGAGCGCGGGCTCGTTCGGCATGCCGGGCGATCGCACGTTCCTCATCCAGGCGCGCAAGGGATCCGCGGTGCTCAGCGTGCTCGTCGAGAAGGAGCAGGTCGCGCTGCTCGCGGCCGAAGCCGAGCAGTTCCTCTCGCGTCTCGACGACGAGTACCCGGAGACGGTGCCGCCGGTGTCGCCGCTCGAGGAGCCGGTCGCGGAAGCGGTTCCGTTGTTCCGCGCGCGCTTGATCGGTCTCGGCTTCGATCCCGAGCGCGAGCTCGTACTGCTCGAGCTGCGCGAGACCGCGGTCGAGGAAGAGGGCGAGCAGCCGCCCGCGCTCGAGGAGAGCGAGGGCCACGTCGCGCGGCTCTACGCCTCGCGTTCGCAGCTGCGCGCGATGGCGCGCATCGGCGCCGAGGCCGTCTCGGGCGGCCGTCCCGCGTGCCCGCTCTGCGACCGGCCGATGGATCCGTCCGGGCACGTCTGCCCGCGCTGGAACTAA
- a CDS encoding MSMEG_4193 family putative phosphomutase, translated as MTSAPLDDTPADANDEPKPNHAPTRVVLVRHGVTAQTGPLLSGRKPGIPLSDEGIAQAEAAATRLSKLAIAAVYASPIERTTQTAQHIATVLDLAVVPLEGALEADYGDWTGAKIVDLAKTDEWKVVQVAPSRARFPGGESIREMQARIVSAIDALVAQHSHETVVVVSHADPIKSAIAHYTGMHLDMFQRVFVSPASVSVLEFHAFGVMLVKCNDTGGLDDLAPAPASADATTDATTDAKTDDEPAAEAS; from the coding sequence ATGACCTCCGCCCCCCTCGACGACACGCCCGCGGACGCGAACGACGAGCCGAAGCCGAACCACGCGCCGACGCGCGTCGTGCTCGTGCGTCACGGTGTCACCGCGCAGACGGGACCGCTGCTGTCGGGCCGCAAGCCCGGCATTCCGCTGTCGGACGAGGGCATCGCACAGGCGGAAGCCGCGGCGACGCGACTCTCGAAGCTCGCGATCGCAGCCGTGTACGCGAGTCCGATCGAGCGCACGACGCAGACCGCGCAGCACATCGCGACCGTTCTCGATCTTGCGGTCGTGCCGCTCGAAGGCGCGCTCGAAGCCGACTACGGCGACTGGACCGGCGCCAAGATCGTCGACCTCGCGAAGACCGACGAGTGGAAGGTCGTGCAGGTCGCGCCGTCGCGCGCGCGCTTTCCCGGTGGCGAGTCGATCCGCGAGATGCAGGCGCGCATCGTGAGCGCGATCGACGCGCTCGTCGCGCAGCACTCGCACGAGACCGTCGTCGTCGTCAGCCACGCGGATCCGATCAAGTCCGCGATCGCGCACTACACCGGCATGCACCTCGACATGTTCCAGCGGGTGTTCGTATCGCCCGCGTCGGTGTCGGTGCTCGAGTTCCATGCGTTCGGCGTGATGCTCGTGAAGTGCAACGACACGGGCGGTCTCGACGATCTCGCGCCGGCACCCGCGTCCGCCGACGCCACCACCGACGCCACCACCGACGCCAAAACCGACGACGAGCCCGCGGCGGAGGCGTCGTGA
- a CDS encoding DUF3151 domain-containing protein, with protein sequence MTDVPLTAGGPPETVLPPESDEVRAALERALAEPIEHRRAAVSDVVERWPASLDAWSHLGELARDDVEAYACFRVGYHRGLDRLRQSGWRGSGYVRWTHETNRGFLRSLEGLRQAAAAIGETAEEQRCAEFLRQLDPEFHRRSG encoded by the coding sequence ATGACGGACGTGCCGCTGACCGCGGGCGGACCGCCCGAGACCGTGCTCCCTCCCGAATCCGACGAGGTGCGCGCCGCGCTCGAGCGGGCCCTCGCGGAACCCATCGAACACCGGCGGGCCGCGGTGTCCGACGTCGTCGAACGCTGGCCCGCGTCGCTCGACGCGTGGTCGCACCTCGGTGAGCTCGCGCGCGACGACGTCGAGGCGTACGCGTGCTTCCGCGTCGGCTATCACCGCGGGCTCGACCGGCTACGCCAGTCGGGTTGGCGCGGCAGCGGCTACGTGCGCTGGACGCACGAGACGAACCGCGGTTTCCTGCGCTCGCTGGAGGGGCTGCGGCAGGCCGCGGCGGCGATCGGCGAGACCGCCGAAGAACAGCGCTGCGCCGAGTTCCTGCGCCAGCTGGACCCCGAGTTTCACCGGAGGAGCGGGTAG
- the gmd gene encoding GDP-mannose 4,6-dehydratase: MKRALITGITGQDGRYLSEFLADKGYQVFGLLRGQNNPKSALVQGENPRIELIEGDLRDLSSLIGVVEQVQPDEVYNLGAISFVQLSFRQAELTAEITGLGVLRMLEAVRIVGGPQNNPIRLYQASSSEMFGKVREVPQTERTAFHPRSPYGVAKVFGHHIAVNYREAYGIHASSGILFNHESPRRGQEFVTRKITSALARIKLGLQDSISLGNIDSRRDWGYAGDYVEAMWLMLQQEEPDDYVIATGETHSVREFLDVAFHLAGYESWEEYVRHDTRFERPSEVDLLIGDASKAKEKLGWEPRVSFEQLVKMMYEADLAEESAAVKRG, translated from the coding sequence TTGAAACGAGCGCTGATCACCGGCATCACCGGTCAGGACGGGCGCTACCTGTCGGAGTTCCTCGCCGACAAGGGTTACCAGGTGTTCGGCCTGCTCCGCGGTCAGAACAACCCGAAGAGCGCGCTCGTCCAAGGTGAGAACCCGCGCATCGAGCTCATCGAGGGCGACCTGCGCGACCTGTCGTCGCTCATCGGTGTCGTCGAGCAGGTCCAGCCCGACGAGGTCTACAACCTCGGCGCGATCAGCTTCGTGCAGCTGTCGTTCCGCCAGGCCGAGCTCACCGCGGAGATCACGGGGCTCGGTGTGCTGCGCATGCTCGAAGCGGTGCGCATCGTCGGCGGTCCGCAGAACAACCCGATCCGCTTGTACCAGGCGTCGTCGTCGGAGATGTTCGGCAAGGTGCGCGAGGTGCCACAGACCGAGCGCACTGCGTTCCACCCGCGCTCACCGTACGGCGTCGCGAAGGTGTTCGGTCACCACATCGCGGTGAACTACCGCGAGGCCTACGGCATCCACGCGAGCTCGGGCATCCTCTTCAACCACGAGTCGCCGCGGCGCGGCCAGGAGTTCGTGACCCGCAAGATCACGAGCGCTCTCGCGCGCATCAAGCTCGGGCTCCAGGACAGCATCTCGCTCGGCAACATCGACTCGCGACGCGACTGGGGCTACGCCGGCGACTACGTCGAGGCGATGTGGCTGATGCTGCAGCAGGAAGAACCCGACGACTACGTGATCGCGACGGGCGAGACGCACAGCGTGCGTGAGTTCCTCGACGTCGCGTTCCACCTCGCGGGCTACGAGTCGTGGGAGGAGTACGTGCGCCACGACACGCGCTTCGAGCGCCCGTCGGAGGTCGACCTGCTCATCGGCGACGCGAGCAAGGCGAAGGAGAAGCTGGGCTGGGAGCCGCGGGTCAGCTTCGAGCAGCTCGTGAAGATGATGTACGAGGCCGACCTCGCCGAGGAGAGCGCCGCCGTCAAGCGCGGTTGA